A window of Puntigrus tetrazona isolate hp1 unplaced genomic scaffold, ASM1883169v1 S000000223, whole genome shotgun sequence contains these coding sequences:
- the LOC122333216 gene encoding zinc-binding protein A33-like yields MMDTLAFLEEDLTCLICCDIFTEPVTLKCGHSLCEECLRIFWTTQDAPQCPVCRKTCSQDEPTKSLVLRGLCESFKKRKLTAVLSGDVCPEHKEALKLFCLDDQQPICVVCYTSKKHENHKCSPVDEAAGNLKEDLKMQMDRYQATLADLKKAHESCVKQTGLNKEHASMTENQIKKEFEKLHRFLRDEEEKHIRSFRGEMEPQDEKLKSVMKELSKQISDLSENMAAIWQDIEAENITFLQNYSNTLKRFQHPSVPNTTPLLQEYERYPTQTVIFTTWARMQNLVEQLICVSSPVTLDPDTASNKLLVSEDCTSVQYVEMKLDVSDNPERLYGGVLASQGFSSGLHCWDVEVGDNNNWTLGVMGEKVNRKKLCKMDPKNSFWCFRNVDGIYKKGTKKVSDIDGNERPNIIRLQLDFSEGELRFIDPFRNKILCNYTGGFTEKVFPYFCTKDKDKPLSLFPENKLNQN; encoded by the exons ATGATGGACACTTTGGCCTTCCTGGAAGAGGACTTGACCTGTCTCATCTGCTGTGATATCTTCACCGAGCCCGTCACTCTGAAATGTGGCCACAGTTTGTGTGAGGAATGTCTCAGGATTTTCTGGACGACTCAAGACGCGCCGCAGTGTCCGGTCTGTCGCAAGACATGCTCTCAAGACGAGCCGACCAAGAGCCTGGTTTTAAGAGGTCTCTGTGAGTCCTTCAAGAAGAGAAAACTCACAGCTGTTTTATCCGGAGATGTTTGTCCAGAACATAAAGAGGCTCTCAAACTCTTCTGCCTCGACGACCAGCAGCCCATCTGCGTGGTCTGCTACACATCAAAGAAGCATGAAAATCACAAGTGTTCTCCTGTGGACGAGGCTGCTGGGAATTTAAAG GAGGATCTGAAGATGCAGATGGACAGGTATCAGGCAACGCTCGCTGATCTCAAGAAAGCCCATGAGAGCTGTGTGAAACAGACTGGGCTCAATAAG GAACATGCCAGCATGACAGAAAACCAAATTAAGAAGGAATTTGAGAAGCTCCATCGGTTTCTTAGAGATGAGGAAGAGAAACACATCAGATCCTTTCGTGGAGAAATGGAACCGCAAGATGAGAAACTCAAGTCTGTAATGAAGGAGCTGTCCAAACAGATTTCAGATCTGTCTGAGAATATGGCAGCCATCTGGCAAGATATAGAAGCTGAAAATATCACATTTCTCCAG AATTACAGCAATACATTAAAAAG GTTCCAGCACCCATCAGTGCCAAACACAACCCCTCTACTACAAGAATATGAGCGCTATCCCACTCAGACAGTGATCTTTACCACCTGGGCCAGAATGCAGAACCTTGTTGAACAAC TAATCTGTGTTTCATCTCCTGTGACTCTGGATCCAGACACAGCATCCAATAAACTCCTGGTGTCAGAGGATTGCACCAGTGTTCAGTACGTGGAAATGAAACTGGACGTGTCTGATAACCCAGAAAGGCTGTATGGGGGAGTGCTGGCCTCACAGGGCTTCAGCTCAGGTCTGCACTGCTGGGACGTAGAAGTGGGTGATAACAACAACTGGACGCTGGGAGTGATGGGAGAAAAAGTGAACCGCAAAAAACTTTGCAAAATGGATCCAAAAAATAGTTTCTGGTGTTTTCGTAATGTAGATGGTATATACAAGAAAGGAACAAAAAAGGTCAGCGATATTGATGGCAATGAGAGGCCGAATATCATCCGACTGCAGCTGGACTTTAGCGAAGGAGAACTGAGATTCATCGACCCTTTCAGGAACAAAATTTTGTGCAACTACACAGGAGGATTTACAGAAAAGGTGTTCCCTTATTTCTGTACCAAAGATAAGGACAAACCACTGAGTCTTTTCCcagaaaacaaactaaaccaaaactaa